From the Polyangiaceae bacterium genome, one window contains:
- a CDS encoding WYL domain-containing protein, producing the protein MATRRKPQQRYETLARTAKILTDLVKGKEHDSESIARLGHHGRAAAHRQMKELAKCPGVSTARRGRKTVLVFDPSQLVPPPTFPEVIAACLGTSLARVFQGSDYERNMRGALKYLVQRARRRADFANIERKFLFVAQGGEVALPDRSGILDDAIEAVLHSKKVRLEYQRYGGKVEVLDICPLSIAIYDHQLYVIGRDSRHPAYAYRFGRIRSLEELPEDFQYPSPIDYDPERVFHDSFGIFISDTYPIEDIKLRLSQKSAVYASTHRWHRSQRTEANGDGSVTVHLRVKTCPELEMWILGLGEDAEVLEPRALRDRIATRIGTMLSIYQEAAPQPEQLDLFVRGR; encoded by the coding sequence ATGGCGACCCGACGAAAGCCACAACAGCGCTACGAAACTCTCGCGCGCACCGCCAAGATCCTGACTGACTTGGTGAAGGGCAAGGAGCACGACAGCGAATCGATCGCCAGACTCGGTCATCACGGCCGCGCCGCGGCCCATCGCCAAATGAAGGAACTGGCGAAGTGCCCCGGAGTCAGCACCGCCCGACGCGGGCGAAAAACGGTCTTGGTGTTCGACCCAAGCCAGCTCGTGCCGCCGCCCACCTTCCCTGAGGTGATCGCCGCCTGCCTGGGCACCAGCCTTGCCCGAGTATTTCAGGGCTCGGACTACGAGCGCAACATGCGGGGAGCGCTGAAGTACCTCGTGCAACGGGCGCGCAGGCGCGCCGACTTCGCCAACATCGAGCGCAAGTTCTTGTTCGTGGCCCAGGGCGGCGAAGTGGCGCTCCCGGACCGCTCCGGGATTCTGGATGATGCCATCGAGGCTGTGCTCCACTCCAAGAAGGTCAGGCTGGAGTATCAGCGGTACGGCGGCAAGGTGGAGGTCTTGGACATCTGCCCGCTTTCAATCGCCATCTACGATCACCAGCTGTACGTGATCGGACGCGACTCGCGGCACCCTGCGTACGCCTATCGCTTCGGGCGCATTCGTTCGCTAGAAGAACTTCCTGAGGACTTCCAGTACCCTAGCCCAATCGACTACGATCCTGAGCGGGTTTTCCACGACAGCTTTGGTATCTTCATCTCCGACACTTACCCTATCGAGGACATCAAGCTCAGGCTTTCGCAGAAGTCGGCAGTTTACGCCAGCACGCACCGCTGGCACCGCAGTCAGAGAACAGAGGCCAATGGGGATGGCTCCGTGACCGTACATCTTAGGGTGAAAACCTGCCCTGAACTGGAGATGTGGATTCTCGGCCTTGGGGAGGATGCGGAAGTTCTGGAGCCTCGAGCGCTTCGCGATCGGATCGCGACGCGAATCGGCACAATGCTGAGCATCTATCAAGAGGCAGCCCCGCAGCCCGAGCAACTCGACCTGTTCGTGCGGGGTCGGTAG
- a CDS encoding serine/threonine-protein kinase, translating to MMNQYAPIAPEQFRFQFVREIGRGGLGRVDEIVIVEPGGSMLVGARYACKRLNEQFDDHPVYRARFEREINAVKSMSHPGIVSYEGENLPNGQQRFYLMPLYKESLRDRLVRYGKSAWRDVAHFGIRLANALTYAHGMGMIHRDLKPENILFDSAGNAVIADWGLGYFVHRESRVLMPLTMGGMGTEYYCSLEQWSTGKCDARGDIYSLGVVLAELVNGTQVPLVQGLGIRQDVVLDDRSPGASGFNSLLRGMTSMLPQHRPGSMEQVATTLTSLVR from the coding sequence ATGATGAATCAGTACGCACCAATTGCCCCCGAGCAGTTTCGATTCCAATTCGTACGCGAAATCGGCCGCGGCGGCCTCGGGCGCGTCGACGAGATCGTCATCGTCGAGCCTGGCGGATCGATGCTCGTCGGCGCTCGCTACGCCTGCAAGCGTTTGAATGAGCAGTTCGACGACCATCCCGTCTACAGAGCTCGATTCGAGCGGGAGATCAACGCAGTCAAGTCGATGTCGCATCCAGGAATCGTCAGCTACGAAGGCGAGAACCTGCCGAACGGCCAGCAGCGGTTCTACCTCATGCCGCTCTACAAAGAGAGTCTGCGGGATCGCTTGGTCCGGTATGGAAAGTCAGCGTGGCGCGACGTCGCGCATTTCGGGATCCGGCTCGCGAATGCGCTGACCTACGCACACGGCATGGGCATGATTCACCGTGACCTCAAGCCCGAGAACATCCTGTTCGATTCTGCCGGCAACGCCGTAATCGCTGACTGGGGCTTGGGCTACTTCGTCCACCGCGAGTCCCGCGTTTTGATGCCGTTGACCATGGGCGGAATGGGCACCGAGTACTATTGCTCTCTGGAGCAGTGGAGTACCGGCAAGTGCGACGCGCGCGGCGACATCTATTCGCTCGGAGTCGTGCTCGCCGAACTGGTGAACGGAACGCAGGTGCCGCTAGTTCAAGGACTGGGGATTCGCCAAGACGTGGTGCTCGACGATCGGTCCCCAGGTGCATCTGGCTTCAACAGCCTGCTGCGCGGCATGACCTCGATGCTCCCGCAGCACCGGCCCGGCTCGATGGAACAGGTGGCAACGACGCTCACTTCGTTGGTGAGATGA
- a CDS encoding mechanosensitive ion channel, with amino-acid sequence MSAGPELAAQAVDVSRLWLPALYVLGALVGGLAAASALIAILKHWAGRTDTHLDDVIVDLMPAPLRALGALVGARSVLPLVGLPPVYRAPVSHALLVATILAGGWVLTKAVRVFEEAANRRFEDAEVEDLRARAVRTQVRGVRNIADFVIFVLAFGFALTTFESVRQIGNGVLASAGLAGIVLGFAAQKTLATLLAGIQLTLTQRIRVDDIVVVEGHWGSIEEIRLTYVVVRIWDKRRLVLPATYFIEKPFENWTRSSTELLGTVHLWLDYSVPVDEIRAELERILKASEHWDGEAWGVVVTDANERAMLVRPLISAKDANAHWNLRCEVREKLITYVQKNYPEALPKLRANVDEAKA; translated from the coding sequence ATGAGCGCAGGGCCCGAGCTGGCCGCCCAGGCAGTGGACGTCAGCCGCCTCTGGCTGCCGGCGCTCTACGTGCTTGGGGCGCTGGTGGGCGGACTCGCGGCCGCATCCGCGCTGATCGCCATTCTCAAGCACTGGGCCGGTCGCACCGACACGCACCTCGACGACGTCATCGTCGATCTGATGCCCGCGCCCCTTCGTGCGCTCGGCGCCCTGGTGGGTGCTCGTAGCGTACTGCCCCTGGTCGGCCTGCCGCCGGTCTATCGCGCCCCCGTCTCCCACGCGCTCCTGGTCGCGACGATCCTGGCCGGCGGCTGGGTGCTGACCAAAGCCGTGCGCGTCTTCGAAGAGGCCGCGAACCGTCGCTTCGAAGATGCCGAGGTCGAAGATCTGCGCGCCCGCGCCGTGCGCACCCAAGTGCGCGGTGTGCGCAACATCGCCGACTTCGTGATCTTCGTGCTGGCCTTCGGCTTCGCCCTGACCACCTTCGAGTCCGTGCGCCAGATCGGCAACGGCGTGCTCGCCTCCGCGGGCCTGGCCGGCATCGTGCTCGGCTTCGCCGCGCAGAAGACCCTCGCCACGTTGCTCGCGGGCATTCAGCTCACGCTGACGCAGCGCATTCGCGTCGACGACATCGTGGTGGTCGAAGGCCACTGGGGCAGCATCGAAGAGATCCGCCTGACCTATGTCGTCGTGCGCATCTGGGACAAGCGCCGCCTCGTGCTGCCCGCCACCTACTTCATCGAAAAGCCCTTCGAGAACTGGACGCGGTCGTCCACCGAGCTACTCGGCACCGTGCATCTCTGGCTCGACTACAGCGTGCCCGTCGACGAGATCCGCGCCGAGCTCGAGCGCATTCTGAAGGCTTCGGAGCACTGGGACGGCGAAGCCTGGGGCGTCGTGGTCACCGACGCCAACGAACGCGCGATGCTCGTCCGCCCGCTGATCAGCGCCAAAGACGCCAACGCCCACTGGAACCTCCGCTGCGAAGTGCGCGAAAAGCTGATCACCTACGTGCAGAAGAACTACCCCGAAGCCCTGCCGAAGCTCCGCGCCAACGTCGACGAAGCGAAAGCGTGA
- a CDS encoding beta-galactosidase, with protein sequence MSERKRKHRAQLSTRGLVLGKNVVPLWAGAVHYFRLEVATWRPALEAVKQLGFRLVDIYVPWAVHELEKGSHDFGHLDPRKDLRAFLDLCHELELFVVLRPGPHINAELTGFGIPMRVLWDPECQARSPRSRPVVLPVPPLAFPVPSYASSAFLDETDEWYRVVAEQVEGRIWPDGPIVLVQVDNEGAMYFRDGVYDQDYHPDAIAQYRRFLKKRYSTVKDLCEAYGDPDATFARAEPPRAFSARSANELAPHLDWAEFQEQLLSESFQRMRRSLEAHGISDVPFSHNLPLSEGVTPLDPARLGKVVELVGQDYYHGASAPSRLEIARRTSELRTRADQARTPAFACELGAGFPPFFPPLTPEDQSFTTLCALAYGLNALSAYMAVDRDRWIGAPIDMRGKLRDTSAWWQSLLAAVERVQLRELSRQVAVQIVVPRSLRRLTRVCHAFGPLSAALFQVVGGGAPEACFEDDLGALGPVAIDTERFLRRLESKLEAARIPYGLASAECLKSAARSGGWTIVLCSSALEPKLAAAIANVRKTGACISVGPFAPRFDHRFIPSAEVQLPKERQRVPGLLSLDDDELSHALDVAQQELALPHLAATPEQVFVTVHRDSAGRARLLFVINPTAAAVQATVTAAGAKSATDALSAETFGAKLGALHVPMPPRSVRMLELREKA encoded by the coding sequence ATGTCCGAGCGGAAACGCAAGCATCGAGCTCAGCTCTCGACTCGAGGGTTGGTCCTGGGCAAGAACGTGGTGCCGCTCTGGGCGGGCGCCGTGCACTACTTTCGCTTGGAGGTGGCGACTTGGCGGCCCGCCCTCGAAGCCGTGAAGCAACTCGGCTTTCGTCTGGTGGACATCTACGTGCCCTGGGCGGTTCACGAGCTGGAGAAGGGGAGTCACGACTTCGGTCACTTGGATCCGCGCAAGGATCTGCGTGCCTTCCTCGACCTGTGCCATGAGCTCGAGCTGTTCGTGGTGCTGCGACCCGGGCCCCACATCAACGCAGAGCTGACGGGCTTCGGCATTCCCATGCGCGTGCTGTGGGATCCCGAGTGCCAAGCGCGCTCGCCGCGCTCGCGACCCGTGGTGCTGCCGGTGCCGCCCCTGGCCTTTCCCGTGCCCAGCTACGCCAGCTCGGCGTTCTTGGACGAAACCGACGAGTGGTATCGCGTGGTGGCAGAGCAGGTGGAGGGCCGCATTTGGCCCGATGGGCCCATCGTGTTGGTGCAGGTCGACAACGAAGGCGCGATGTACTTCAGGGACGGCGTCTATGACCAGGACTACCACCCGGATGCCATCGCTCAGTACCGCCGCTTCTTGAAGAAGCGCTACAGCACCGTGAAGGATTTGTGCGAGGCCTACGGCGACCCGGATGCCACCTTCGCCCGCGCGGAACCGCCGCGTGCCTTCAGCGCGCGCTCGGCGAATGAGCTGGCGCCGCATCTTGACTGGGCGGAGTTCCAAGAGCAGCTGCTGAGCGAATCCTTCCAGCGCATGCGTCGCTCCCTGGAGGCCCACGGCATCTCCGACGTGCCCTTCTCCCACAACCTGCCCTTGTCCGAAGGCGTGACGCCCCTCGATCCCGCGCGGCTGGGCAAGGTGGTGGAGTTGGTGGGGCAGGACTATTACCACGGTGCGTCGGCACCCAGCCGCCTGGAGATCGCGCGGCGCACGTCGGAGCTGCGCACGCGCGCCGACCAAGCGCGAACGCCTGCTTTTGCCTGCGAACTCGGTGCGGGTTTTCCCCCATTCTTTCCGCCGCTGACGCCCGAGGATCAGAGCTTCACCACCCTGTGCGCCTTGGCCTACGGGCTCAACGCGCTTTCCGCCTACATGGCAGTGGATCGGGATCGCTGGATCGGTGCGCCCATCGACATGCGCGGCAAGCTGCGCGACACGAGCGCGTGGTGGCAGTCGCTGCTCGCCGCGGTGGAGCGCGTGCAGTTGCGTGAGCTCAGTCGCCAAGTGGCGGTGCAGATCGTGGTGCCGCGCAGCCTGCGGCGCTTGACCCGCGTCTGTCATGCTTTCGGGCCGCTGAGCGCAGCCTTGTTCCAGGTCGTCGGAGGCGGCGCGCCGGAGGCGTGTTTCGAAGACGACCTCGGCGCTCTCGGGCCCGTGGCCATCGACACCGAACGCTTCCTGCGCCGCTTGGAGTCCAAGCTCGAAGCGGCTCGCATCCCCTACGGCCTCGCGAGCGCGGAGTGCTTGAAGTCCGCGGCGCGCAGCGGGGGTTGGACGATCGTGCTTTGCAGCAGCGCATTGGAGCCGAAGCTGGCCGCGGCGATCGCCAACGTTCGCAAGACAGGCGCCTGCATCAGCGTGGGCCCCTTCGCACCGCGCTTCGACCACCGCTTCATTCCCAGCGCCGAGGTGCAGCTGCCCAAGGAGCGACAGCGGGTGCCGGGGCTGCTGAGTTTGGACGACGACGAGTTGTCCCACGCCCTTGACGTCGCGCAGCAGGAGCTGGCCCTGCCTCACCTGGCGGCCACTCCGGAGCAGGTGTTCGTCACCGTGCACCGGGACTCGGCGGGGCGCGCGCGGCTGCTGTTCGTGATCAATCCCACCGCTGCAGCCGTTCAGGCCACGGTGACCGCGGCCGGCGCGAAATCTGCGACGGACGCACTCTCCGCCGAGACTTTCGGTGCGAAACTAGGGGCTCTGCACGTGCCGATGCCGCCGCGCAGCGTTCGCATGCTGGAGCTTCGGGAAAAAGCGTAG
- a CDS encoding L-threonylcarbamoyladenylate synthase translates to MLLEINPENPEPRKIRRAVDALEAGEVIAYPTDTVYGLGCDLFNKKAVDRLYKIKGLDAEKKLAFVCCDIADVARYAVMHDKVYRILKEFLPGPYCFILEATREVPKMVHLARKTVGVRIPNHPVTLALVRELGRPIISSTAARSGKDPDPDPREIDIEFPGLGLVLDAGAGGLTPTTVVDLTGESPVVVRSGAGDTSPFE, encoded by the coding sequence ATGCTGCTTGAAATCAATCCCGAGAACCCAGAGCCCCGCAAGATCCGACGCGCCGTGGACGCGCTCGAAGCGGGCGAGGTAATCGCGTATCCGACCGACACCGTCTACGGACTGGGCTGCGATCTGTTCAACAAGAAGGCGGTGGATCGCCTCTACAAGATCAAAGGGCTCGATGCGGAGAAGAAGCTCGCCTTCGTCTGCTGCGACATCGCGGACGTCGCGCGCTATGCCGTGATGCACGACAAGGTTTACCGCATCCTCAAGGAGTTCCTGCCCGGTCCCTACTGCTTCATCCTGGAGGCCACGCGCGAAGTGCCGAAGATGGTGCATTTGGCCCGCAAGACCGTGGGCGTGCGCATTCCGAATCATCCGGTGACGTTGGCCCTGGTGCGCGAACTGGGTCGCCCCATCATCTCCAGCACCGCCGCGCGCAGCGGCAAGGATCCCGATCCCGACCCGCGCGAGATCGACATCGAGTTCCCGGGCCTCGGGCTGGTGCTCGACGCCGGCGCGGGGGGATTGACGCCGACGACCGTCGTGGACCTGACCGGCGAGAGCCCCGTCGTGGTCCGCTCGGGCGCGGGCGACACGTCGCCCTTCGAGTGA
- a CDS encoding ferredoxin family protein yields MTFVVTENCKGCRFTDCVAVCPVDCFHGDDEMLYIDPDECIDCGACVPECPVEAIFDETQLPDDQSDWLQINADRAKGLPVVNEKGDALPGAEERKAKLGL; encoded by the coding sequence ATGACCTTCGTCGTCACCGAGAACTGCAAAGGCTGCCGCTTCACGGACTGCGTCGCCGTCTGCCCCGTGGATTGCTTCCATGGCGATGACGAGATGCTCTACATCGATCCCGACGAGTGCATCGATTGCGGCGCGTGTGTTCCGGAATGTCCCGTCGAGGCGATCTTCGACGAGACCCAGCTTCCCGACGATCAGAGCGATTGGCTCCAGATCAACGCTGACCGCGCCAAGGGGCTGCCCGTCGTCAACGAGAAGGGCGACGCGCTACCCGGTGCGGAAGAGCGCAAGGCAAAGCTAGGTCTCTAG
- a CDS encoding cystathionine gamma-synthase family protein: MTHHHKRKIAGKSLRPESLMMSYGYDPHLSEGAIKSPIFMTSTFAFRSAEEGKRFFEIAYGLREKEPREELGLIYSRINNPDIEILEDRLALWDGAEACASFESGMAAISTTLLALLRPGDIVLHSVPVYGGTDYLLYNILPKWGVTAKGFLARDGEQGMKQALAELGADAERVALVFLETPANPTNDVVDIAAAVNLTREPLADGRKRRVVVDNTFLGPLWQQPLRHGADVVVYSATKFLGGHSDVIAGAVLGSAEVLEPIRTHRTIMGTMCGPWTAWLLMRSLETLKLRMTSMMKNARYVADFLADHPKVQTVHYLGHLTEEHPQWETYRRQCSAPGSMISFEVVGGEAEAFRLLNALKLVKLAVSLGGTESLAEHPATMTHSDIAVEDQRAMGITSSLVRLSVGIEHPEDIIADLKQALEAM, translated from the coding sequence ATGACCCACCATCACAAGCGCAAGATCGCTGGCAAGTCCCTGCGGCCCGAGTCGCTGATGATGAGCTACGGCTACGATCCCCATTTGTCCGAGGGCGCCATCAAGTCGCCCATCTTCATGACCTCTACCTTCGCCTTCCGCTCGGCCGAAGAGGGCAAACGCTTCTTCGAAATCGCCTACGGCCTGCGCGAGAAGGAGCCACGCGAAGAGCTGGGGCTGATCTACAGCCGCATCAACAATCCAGACATCGAGATCCTGGAAGACCGCTTGGCCCTGTGGGACGGCGCCGAAGCGTGTGCATCCTTCGAGAGCGGCATGGCCGCCATCTCCACCACGCTGCTCGCCTTGCTTCGCCCCGGTGACATCGTGTTGCACAGCGTTCCGGTTTACGGCGGCACGGACTACCTGCTCTACAACATCTTGCCGAAGTGGGGCGTGACCGCGAAGGGTTTCTTGGCTCGCGATGGCGAGCAGGGCATGAAGCAAGCACTGGCTGAACTCGGCGCCGACGCCGAGCGCGTGGCCCTCGTTTTCCTGGAGACTCCAGCCAATCCCACGAACGACGTCGTCGACATCGCAGCCGCGGTCAACCTGACGCGCGAACCCCTGGCTGACGGCCGCAAGCGCCGCGTGGTCGTCGACAACACGTTCTTGGGGCCGCTGTGGCAGCAACCGCTTCGCCACGGCGCCGACGTCGTGGTCTATTCCGCCACGAAGTTCCTCGGTGGACACAGCGACGTCATCGCCGGTGCGGTACTCGGCTCGGCCGAAGTGCTCGAACCCATCCGCACCCATCGCACCATCATGGGCACCATGTGCGGGCCGTGGACGGCGTGGCTCTTGATGCGCAGCTTGGAGACGCTGAAGCTGCGCATGACCAGCATGATGAAGAACGCGCGCTACGTGGCGGACTTCCTGGCCGACCATCCCAAGGTGCAAACCGTTCACTACCTCGGGCATCTCACCGAAGAGCATCCACAGTGGGAGACCTACCGGCGTCAATGCAGCGCGCCGGGCTCGATGATCTCTTTCGAAGTCGTCGGCGGCGAAGCGGAGGCCTTCCGCCTGCTCAACGCCCTGAAGCTCGTCAAGCTCGCTGTCAGCCTCGGCGGCACCGAGTCCTTGGCCGAGCATCCCGCGACGATGACGCACTCGGACATTGCCGTCGAAGACCAGCGCGCGATGGGCATCACCTCGTCCCTCGTGCGCCTGTCCGTCGGCATCGAGCATCCCGAAGACATCATCGCCGACCTGAAGCAGGCCCTCGAGGCGATGTAA